A genomic stretch from Erigeron canadensis isolate Cc75 chromosome 9, C_canadensis_v1, whole genome shotgun sequence includes:
- the LOC122582151 gene encoding filament-like plant protein 3, translated as MDRRSWLWRRKSSEKSPGETESSVGSISSHSERFSDDQVYLNQHSQSPEVTSKAGAHEIEHNHEEKTLSEKLSDALVSIKAKEESVKQHIKVAEEAVSGWEKSEREVLALRQQVEVLTIKNSTLEDRVLHLDGALKECLRQLRQAREEKDHIVQQALEKKNSETESSLTSADTEVYHKLEMAEKENSNLKLQLSSMAEELEIRLIEKDLSNQTAEQACKQYLDSVKKVVMLEAECHMLKATPQKAFNHESKGRKMTSIIQNDELKETSEFGRNQMDSFADMDLMDDFLEMERLAAMQEISETEERSRKVESLDIVLKDRENELKTSRSRLEEVENKLYERENELIASKDCLEEVKSKLDMLKNELNASRNRLEDTESKLAACENKLNSSRNQFEEAELKLNIQAKELKASRYQLEEAKSKLAEHVNKLNASNCQVEEAESKLAEQEIKLKASVNQLKEAETKLHDRETELDATSYLLEEAESKLDKTLNHLEMAESRCKALEAELEILVPKVKSLETDVQKERDLSRKAEAKCRELENEVIKLQHEVKGPKSGITQAEELRFIKIKQEAELAKAGSKFAECQKTIASLSRQLKTLATLDDFLIDTDS; from the exons aTGGACCGCCGGAGCTGGCTTTGGCGAAGGAAATCGTCGGAGAAGAGTCCTGGAGAAACCGAAAGCTCGGTAGGGTCCATTTCTTCTCATTCTGAGAGATTTTCTGATGATCAG GTATACTTGAATCAACATTCTCAATCACCCGAAGTTACCTCAAAGGCCGGTGCACACGAGATTGAACATAACCATGAAGAAAAGACCCTTTCGGAGAAATTATCGGACGCACTTGTGAGTATTAAGGCCAAAGAAGAATCGGTAAAACAACACATTAAAGTAGCAGAAGAGGCTGTCTCAG GATGGGAAAAATCCGAAAGGGAAGTCTTGGCTTTAAGGCAGCAAGTCGAGGTTCTAACTATAAAAAACTCGACCCTTGAGGACCGAGTTCTTCATCTTGATGGGGCCTTGAAAGAGTGTTTAAGACAACTGCGACAAGCACGAGAAGAAAAAGACCATATTGTGCAGCAAGCTCTGGAGAAGAAAAATTCTGAAACCGAAAGTTCTTTGACCTCTGCTGATACAGAGGTATATCACAAGCTTGAGATGGCTGAGAAAGAAAACTCTAATCTAAAACTTCAGCTTTCATCAATGGCTGAAGAGCTTGAAATACGACTTATTGAAAAGGACTTAAGCAACCAAACAGCAGAACAAGCTTGTAAACAATATCTTGATAGTGTAAAGAAAGTAGTTATGCTTGAAGCCGAGTGTCATATGCTAAAAGCAACTCCTCAAAAAGCATTCAATCATGAATCAAAAGGTCGAAAAATGACATCTATAATTCAGAATGATGAGTTGAAGGAAACAAGTGAATTTGGAAGAAACCAAATGGATTCCTTTGCAGACATGGATCTCATGGATGATTTCCTTGAAATGGAAAGACTTGCGGCAATGCAAGAAATTTCTGAAACTGAAGAGAGGTCACGGAAGGTTGAATCATTGGATATTGTTCTGAAGGATCGTGAAAACGAGCTCAAGACATCAAGAAGTAGGCTTGAAGAGGTTGAAAATAAGTTATATGAGCGTGAAAACGAACTCATTGCATCAAAAGACTGCCTTGAAGAGGTTAAATCTAAGTTAGATATGCTTAAAAATGAGCTTAATGCATCAAGAAACCGACTTGAAGATACTGAGTCTAAGTTGGCTGCGTGTGAAAACAAGCTTAATTCATCAAGAAACCAGTTTGAAGAAGCTGAACTTAAGTTAAATATTCAAGCAAAAGAGCTTAAGGCATCAAGATACCAACTTGAAGAGGCTAAATCCAAGTTGGCTGAGCATGTGAACAAGCTTAACGCATCAAATTGCCAGGTTGAAGAGGCTGAATCTAAGTTAGCTGAGCAAGAAATCAAGCTAAAGGCATCAGTAAACCAGCTTAAGGAGGCTGAAACCAAGCTACACGACCGAGAAACAGAGCTTGATGCAACAAGTTATCTACTTGAAGAGGCTGAATCCAAGTTGGATAAGACCCTAAATCATCTAGAAATGGCTGAATCACGATGCAAGGCCTTAGAAGCCGAGCTAGAAATCCTGGTTCCAAAAGTTAAATCTTTAGAAACCGATGTTCAAAAGGAACGGGACTTGTCAAGGAAGGCAGAAGCCAAGTGTAGGGAACTTGAAAATGAGGTAATAAAACTGCAACATGAAGTTAAAGGTCCAAAGTCAGGAATTACTCAAGCGGAAGAACTCAGATTCATCAAAATAAAGCAG GAAGCGGAATTAGCAAAGGCAGGAAGTAAATTTGCCGAGTGCCAGAAGACAATTGCGTCTCTAAGTCGACAGTTGAAAACTCTTGCAACGCTTGATGACTTCTTAATTGATACAGATTCTTAA